A portion of the Granulosicoccus antarcticus IMCC3135 genome contains these proteins:
- a CDS encoding tyrosine-type recombinase/integrase — MKQLAAKTDTKALQLGKLTLVLPALIIEAGKPTAKRFVEFFTANIRNPNTRDAYGRAVRDFFVWCDEHGIGPLIDIEAVHIAAYIEQMIQDKAPQTVKQRLAAIKALFAFLVMGGILSANPASAVRGPRHSTAKGKTPILMAADARALINSIPTDTLPGLRNRAIIATMTYSFARVSATLGMNVKDVSPQHHRLWLRLHEKGGKVKDIPYHHNLETYLREYIEAAELEEGPLFQTLRGRSGKLNEKRLHRTECLAMVKRRCRNAGLENAERLCNHTFRGTGITAYLRNDDAKLEHAQQLAGHSDPKTTLLYDRRSDEISLDEVEKIGI, encoded by the coding sequence GTTTTGCCGGCGCTCATCATTGAGGCTGGCAAACCCACCGCCAAACGGTTTGTCGAATTCTTCACGGCCAACATCCGGAACCCGAACACGCGCGATGCTTACGGACGAGCTGTGCGGGATTTTTTCGTCTGGTGCGATGAGCACGGTATCGGGCCGCTGATCGACATCGAGGCGGTTCACATTGCCGCCTACATCGAGCAGATGATCCAAGACAAAGCTCCACAAACGGTCAAGCAACGATTGGCAGCGATCAAAGCGCTTTTTGCCTTCCTGGTCATGGGCGGCATACTCTCGGCTAATCCGGCCTCAGCGGTTCGAGGTCCTCGGCATTCAACGGCCAAAGGCAAGACTCCCATCTTGATGGCCGCCGATGCGAGAGCTCTGATCAACTCCATTCCCACCGATACACTACCAGGCCTACGCAATCGGGCCATCATTGCCACGATGACCTACAGCTTTGCGCGGGTGTCGGCAACGCTGGGCATGAACGTCAAAGACGTGTCTCCTCAGCATCATCGTCTATGGCTACGACTGCATGAAAAAGGCGGCAAGGTGAAAGACATCCCCTATCATCACAACCTAGAAACCTACTTGCGCGAATACATCGAAGCCGCTGAGCTGGAGGAAGGCCCCCTATTCCAAACCTTGCGTGGCCGCTCTGGCAAGCTGAACGAAAAACGACTTCATCGGACCGAATGCCTGGCCATGGTGAAGCGTCGTTGCAGGAATGCCGGATTAGAGAATGCCGAGAGGCTGTGCAACCATACATTTCGGGGGACGGGCATCACCGCCTACTTGCGTAACGACGATGCCAAGCTGGAGCATGCTCAGCAGTTGGCGGGACATTCGGATCCTAAAACAACCCTGCTCTATGATCGGCGCTCTGATGAAATTTCACTCGATGAGGTAGAGAAGATCGGGATTTAA
- the tnpA gene encoding IS200/IS605 family transposase, with translation MSRFKKLSHTIWHCQYHVVWTPKYRYRVLAGSVKQEVSSCIRAFSEQKKCEVVELNVQIDHVHLIVSIPPKLSVSDYVGMVKGRTAIRVLQRFKELRTKPYWGNHFWTKGYCVDTVGLDLEKIQAYVRYQDKKDQQIEQRQLGL, from the coding sequence ATGAGTCGTTTTAAGAAGCTATCACACACGATATGGCACTGCCAATATCATGTGGTTTGGACACCCAAGTATCGGTACCGGGTTCTTGCCGGTTCGGTGAAACAAGAAGTATCCAGTTGTATTAGGGCTTTTTCGGAGCAGAAGAAGTGCGAAGTGGTGGAGTTGAACGTGCAGATCGACCACGTTCACTTGATCGTGTCGATACCGCCGAAGCTGTCGGTATCGGATTATGTCGGAATGGTGAAGGGGAGGACGGCAATACGAGTTCTCCAGCGTTTCAAAGAGTTACGGACAAAGCCGTATTGGGGCAATCACTTCTGGACAAAGGGGTACTGCGTTGACACGGTGGGTTTGGATCTGGAAAAGATCCAGGCTTATGTTCGGTATCAAGATAAGAAGGATCAACAAATAGAGCAGCGCCAGCTCGGGCTGTAG